One Citrus sinensis cultivar Valencia sweet orange chromosome 5, DVS_A1.0, whole genome shotgun sequence genomic window, TCCTTTTAAAACAGTTctctaattatattaaaagacgaaataaatctaattaaattcttatatttctctctctctctataagTTTCTTTTTCTAGTTCATTACTCCCACACAACTACACCAAagtcttatatttttttattttctctcaaacaCTTTGTATATTACATAATAACTATTTAAGTCCATTTTTAGTTCTACTCAATTCAAATAtatagaattttctttttaattaaatatatatgatttaaactttcaaaattttgtaaaaacaaTATCCCTAATATGAGGTTTGTGGAAgaagttaaatatttttttaataaaaaagaaactgaaattttaaaaaagagtttttgaaaacttaaaataggttttgagaaggggggggggggttgagaaaaaaaaattataaggtGCTATTAGTTCCACTCTTCAAGCAAAGATACACAGACCTTTACTCttccaaataaattttgcGGTGAATTTTATTGTTGGCTAATCACATTGATATGAGTGTGAATATGAAAAGgataaaacttataataaagaattatatgaactatattttaaagagaaaatatatttttaaaactatgaaaattttcttacaaaTATGTGCTAGGGAGATAAATTGAAGAGGTTACATATCATCAATCTAGTTACTTCAGAAAATGTGGCCCAATGTCTTCAGATGGGTTAGTGTTGGTGTGTTACTAAGAAATAGGCCGaagttgtaaaaataaaaaataaaaaacagtaGGTTTTCATATTAACAAAGAACAGTTATTTCACAGAACACATGAATATCTCTGTGATGTTGATGCTTTCATTTCTACAGCTTCCTTTAGTTTTCTCCCCAGTGCAAACGCCAGAGGAGGTGGAACAGCATTTCCAATCTGCCGATGCTTGTGTTGGATGTCACCAACAAATTTATAGCTATCGGAGAAACCCTGCGGGAATCAAGAGAGCAGGGTAAGATGACAGCAGAAACAGTTGGCAAAATTTATCTTGTTTGATTCAATAATTAGCTTGTCAAGTTAAAAGTGTCACCGGTGCtgcatgaaaaattatttttggtcaTTCTGCTTTTTCATCATTCCAACTAACTGCagatatttacatatatagcCAAAAAGACTTACTTGTGATCGAGCACACTCACGAACTGTGATTATTCTATCCTGATCTGGGTGAAAACAGGTTCCAACCATACCCATCGGATGAGGATCGGTAACGGAGGTTGGAAAATTTCCTTCCCAGTCCAACCTTCCGAACAGACCCTTCCATTGATTATGCTTTTCAGCTGTATTGGGTAAGCACCAGGGTATTAAATCTACAACCTGTCCGTTAGACAATCGAACCTGGAGGGGGaatttgaaaaggaaaatgttTAAAACCAAAGCAattatgaaatgataatttcagttagatctaaaagaaaaaactataCACCTTCTCACTAGGAAGAACACGCCAATCGGAACCAGGCTGTTTTGGGATCTTTTGACACCTAATAAGGTTCAGCTCACTCATTGCCTTTGATATATGATCATTTAAGACCAGCATATCTGCtctgattttcttttgaaaccaTGACACAGGTTCACTTTTATACTGCACGGTAGGAAAATACAAGAAACAAGACCTTTGGTAGAAGGAACaacaataaagataaaatgagCATCACAGACAGGTGAAGAAAACCCCACTTCCATGGTTGTTACAGAAGCCCCATTGCCAACAGCTGGGAGGTCTCCAATTGTATCTCTAACTGTTATTGCACGAAAAGGAGCACCATTTGCGGTGCTTCGAACAGCAGCATAATGGGAATTTCTTGCTAACTTGACCTTAAGCTCAGGGCCAGTGAACACATGCATTGGCTCAGGCCATTCTGGGAGGGTTTCCTCAGGTGATGCTGCCCATATGAATGCACGTTTACGAGACTGAGACATGCCATATGCTCCTGCTTGCAGGACACCAAATCTCACctacaacaacaaaattagatgaataatttatataagctACATGATACTTTCACAATTTTCAGATTAAATTGACTAATgaaatggagaaacaaattCAGGGAATTTTGATAGGTATCCCTCCATAAAGTTATGAGTGAGTAAATCAAAGATGGTATCTACCTGATAACCCATCTGGAGGAGAGAAGCCAGAGTTAGGCGAAATGTTTGCCCTTTGTTAAATGATGTAAAGTTCCTTACATTCTCCAGAAGGAAAAATCTGGGGCGGAAATAATCAGCAAAAGACAACAATGCTAAGATCATTTCACATTGAACTTTGCTCCAAGAGCCTTGATTAAACCTATTCATTCCAGAAAATCCCTGGAAATAACAAAGAACCAATAGCTAAACTTAATAAGTCTTTTGTACACATTTATTGTTAGAATTGCTTACAAAATAAATCCTAGAAGTAGACTGGAGGATTGATCGATGTACCTGACAAGGAGGCCCTCCACTGATGAAATCCACTTGTCCTGGCCGAGGCAAACTCTTAATTGTCTCTTCATCAAGTTCTGCTGCTAGCTCAGAAGCTTCAGGAGTTGAAATACAGTCGTCAGCATCCCCACATGCTGACATGATAGCCCTGCATTTGATTCATTGATTTACTGAAGATATAAGAGTTGATTAAAAAGCAGTTATCACCGAATCGAACATAAAGCCATGAGTTATTATACTTAAATGAAAGCAAACATCAACCTCAGGATCACATTGCAGTTGTTAATAAACACCAAAGCTTCTGGATGATTAACCTTGAATGCTTCTCCTGCTGGTTGCTCATACTCTATTGCCCAGTTGGTTATCGACACACCTTTAGTTGGATATTTGTCAGTCAAAATAGAACTAAATCAGTTTACTTGCTCACGGAACTTTGAAAGTTACCTGCTTGCTGTAGGCCATCAGATAAGCCACCACAACCTGCGAAAATATCTAAGGTGGCTAAGCGATTCTTATGGACAGCATCCGTCTGTTTGTCAACAGCACCATCATGCTTTTCCTCTTTACATTTCCCATTTATCTTTCTATAAGCAGTATCATCAGCCCCCCTCTCTTTTAGCACACTAGTCTTGATGTGAGGCGGCAACTGGCCATTATGCAGTCATTGCAGTCAGCATAAGAAGAAACCACAGtttaataaacataattcACATGAATCTAGTTAAGGAAAtgaattaaagggaaaatgagTAAATATAAACTACCTGCTTGATGGTTCCTTTATCAGGATCGTATAAATGCTCGCAGAAGAAAATATGCTCAAAGATTGTGGGGCTATTGAAAGGGGCAAGATCATGCTTCTTTCTAATGTCACATTTGCCTTCTACTCCAGTAACAGGAACTGTCAATACTAGTTTACTGTAATAAACCTAAAGATTCAATAGCAAAGAAATTGTGTATAAGATCCATGATAACATAATAACACCAAAAAGTCAAATAGAAACTTTGAATCACAGAATATATAAGACAAAAGAACACGTAatcaaaagtaataaaaaaaagggaaagaaagaaaatataagacaAAAGCACACATAAACTCTAAAAGATTTTACTCcattcaataaaaaagaaatgtttagATCGGTTCCTAGAACATACTTACTTCTCTAATGTCAGCGAAGTATGCTTTCTCCTCTGATATGTCCTCGGGTCTGAAAAATCTCCGAACTTTAACCTTAGTGGATCCAGGGCAAGCTTTTGTGGAAGTCTCTGGTACTTCAATACCTAGCAACTGACAAACAACATATGCTTTCATCCCTTCGTTTCTAAATGTATCTCGGTTCCTATCTTTATCAGCAAAATGATGATGAGCTACGTAGACATAATCATGAACATGGTACTCTGTTCCTTTGAGAGTGAAACCATTTCTGTTCAAATTTACCTTGAAAACGTCCTTCTCCCTCTCGGTTTCCTTTATTTTACAAGAATGGCAAACTCCTGTTCCAAGTCCCATGGTATCTTTTGGAAGCTTAAAGAAAGCACCTCTCTCAGGCCAGTACAAGCTTTTGCAATAATATTCCATGGGGAATTGATCAATTCTTCGATCCTCTGCTCTTTCACGAACAATCTTGTCCTTGCAAGCATTAGTCTTCCGATGTTGATGCCCCCAAGGAATCAATAAGATTTCAACTGCCACAACTTCTTTAACATCTTCCAGTTCAATTTCCAGGCAATCGTTCGTCAAAAAAACCTCATTAGCATCTGCAGTATTACCAAGAAACGTTTCAGAGCCTCTTAGCATGTGTCTGCCATGAACCATCTTTCTTGAATCTGACTTTTCAAACATAAACTCTACAAAATATATTGAAGGCAAATGATCTGAATCTGCAGTTTCAACCAGCACGCAACCACCAACATTAATCACATTGCCACAAACAATGGCCCGTTTGTAAAGAGACTCACTGAAACATGCTTTTCTTATTAACTCCCCATCCCATTTGGTAACCTTCGAAGAGCAAGGCGGCTTAACACTTTTCGCagataaacaaaatttctCCATATTCTCATCAACTTGCATCTGTTCCACTTTAATGTCTTCAGGATCTTCCACACTATTTTCTCCATGTTCTTCATCGAGTTCTTCATCCACTTTCACTTCACGGATATATGCCTCCTTTGAATCTTCAGGCAAATAATTTGAGTAAAACTCTTCCCAAATTCTCTTTATCAATCTCGTGGTTGTTGCTTGCATTACCTTGTTTTTTGATGCTCTcagatttgaatttatttcctTCTTCAGCACCACCTTTTTCTTCACCAAAGACCTGGTGTGGCGTCTTTCCtccattttttcaaaaagacCAGACACAAATGCACACTTGCTGATCCTTTTATTAGGAAGCTCCGCAAATTGTTGGAGTATGATATGTCCATGAACCACCACATACCTTTCAACTTCTGTGGGATTGGAAG contains:
- the LOC102627333 gene encoding DNA (cytosine-5)-methyltransferase 1B-like isoform X3, with product MAKIAKKRQSNASDASKTDDKSEVTRKQNRSRHENSEKASGSRKMPKRAAACSDFKEKSLHLSIKASLVENRWEDVVEDEKAAIYLTAGKDDIRPNRRLTDFAFHDACGNLKSVEMLEVGNLFVSGLILPLEKCCGRQKERGVRCEDFGRVESWAISGYEEGSPVFWISTVTADYDCVKPANSYKMLYNLFYEKARASVEVYKKLSSSCGGNPDQTVDELLAGVVRSMSDSKNFPHRTSMREFIISQGEFIYNQLIGLDDTSKKNDQIFENLPVLLALLDETKKQGSLITLETSASSSLINTGMRIGEEEQNNQSSSSVSGGEEDKDMKLARLLQEEENWQSTKHNKTQRRIASSSKFCSKINEDEIVDDYPLPAYYKPSEEENDEYLIFDAINPDELPRRMLHNWSLYNSDSRLISLELLPMKACDDNDITIFGSGIMTTGDSSGICVDANFDQSSSVAENVGGIPVYLSAIQEWMIEFGYSFVSISVRTDISWYRLGRPSKQYAAWFKPVLKTARLAIALITMLNNQSRASRLSFADVIKKVSKFSKTNPAYISSNPTEVERYVVVHGHIILQQFAELPNKRISKCAFVSGLFEKMEERRHTRSLVKKKVVLKKEINSNLRASKNKVMQATTTRLIKRIWEEFYSNYLPEDSKEAYIREVKVDEELDEEHGENSVEDPEDIKVEQMQVDENMEKFCLSAKSVKPPCSSKVTKWDGELIRKACFSESLYKRAIVCGNVINVGGCVLVETADSDHLPSIYFVEFMFEKSDSRKMVHGRHMLRGSETFLGNTADANEVFLTNDCLEIELEDVKEVVAVEILLIPWGHQHRKTNACKDKIVRERAEDRRIDQFPMEYYCKSLYWPERGAFFKLPKDTMGLGTGVCHSCKIKETEREKDVFKVNLNRNGFTLKGTEYHVHDYVYVAHHHFADKDRNRDTFRNEGMKAYVVCQLLGIEVPETSTKACPGSTKVKVRRFFRPEDISEEKAYFADIREVYYSKLVLTVPVTGVEGKCDIRKKHDLAPFNSPTIFEHIFFCEHLYDPDKGTIKQLPPHIKTSVLKERGADDTAYRKINGKCKEEKHDGAVDKQTDAVHKNRLATLDIFAGCGGLSDGLQQAGVSITNWAIEYEQPAGEAFKVNHPEALVFINNCNVILRAIMSACGDADDCISTPEASELAAELDEETIKSLPRPGQVDFISGGPPCQGFSGMNRFNQGSWSKVQCEMILALLSFADYFRPRFFLLENVRNFTSFNKGQTFRLTLASLLQMGYQVRFGVLQAGAYGMSQSRKRAFIWAASPEETLPEWPEPMHVFTGPELKVKLARNSHYAAVRSTANGAPFRAITVRDTIGDLPAVGNGASVTTMEYKSEPVSWFQKKIRADMLVLNDHISKAMSELNLIRCQKIPKQPGSDWRVLPSEKVRLSNGQVVDLIPWCLPNTAEKHNQWKGLFGRLDWEGNFPTSVTDPHPMGMVGTCFHPDQDRIITVRECARSQGFSDSYKFVGDIQHKHRQIGNAVPPPLAFALGRKLKEAVEMKASTSQRYSCVL
- the LOC102627333 gene encoding DNA (cytosine-5)-methyltransferase 1B-like isoform X1, with product MAKIAKKRQSNASDASKTDDKSEVTRKQNRSRHENSEKASGSRKMPKRAAACSDFKEKSLHLSIKASLVENRWEDVVEDEKAAIYLTAGKDDIRPNRRLTDFAFHDACGNLKSVEMLEVGNLFVSGLVLPLEKCGGRQKEKGVRCKDFGRVESWAISGYEEGSPVFWISTLTADYDCVKPANNYKMLYNLFIEKAHVSVEVYRKLSRTCGGNPDLTVNELLARVVRSMSDSKNFPHRTSMREFIISQGEFIYNQLIGLDGTSKKNDQIFENLPVLCALLDETKKQGSLLAPETTVSSNFINTDMEKIAEGKQSSAIEVNIIDEKCETARKQKRSRHENSEESSNSWKVPKRAAACMDIMDKSLSFSRSVSFVESTREVVAENEEVAISLTTGKDDYRPNRRLTEFAFHDACGNLKSVEMLEVGNLFVSGLILPLEKCCGRQKERGVRCEDFGRVESWAISGYEEGSPVFWISTVTADYDCVKPANSYKMLYNLFYEKARASVEVYKKLSSSCGGNPDQTVDELLAGVVRSMSDSKNFPHRTSMREFIISQGEFIYNQLIGLDDTSKKNDQIFENLPVLLALLDETKKQGSLITLETSASSSLINTGMRIGEEEQNNQSSSSVSGGEEDKDMKLARLLQEEENWQSTKHNKTQRRIASSSKFCSKINEDEIVDDYPLPAYYKPSEEENDEYLIFDAINPDELPRRMLHNWSLYNSDSRLISLELLPMKACDDNDITIFGSGIMTTGDSSGICVDANFDQSSSVAENVGGIPVYLSAIQEWMIEFGYSFVSISVRTDISWYRLGRPSKQYAAWFKPVLKTARLAIALITMLNNQSRASRLSFADVIKKVSKFSKTNPAYISSNPTEVERYVVVHGHIILQQFAELPNKRISKCAFVSGLFEKMEERRHTRSLVKKKVVLKKEINSNLRASKNKVMQATTTRLIKRIWEEFYSNYLPEDSKEAYIREVKVDEELDEEHGENSVEDPEDIKVEQMQVDENMEKFCLSAKSVKPPCSSKVTKWDGELIRKACFSESLYKRAIVCGNVINVGGCVLVETADSDHLPSIYFVEFMFEKSDSRKMVHGRHMLRGSETFLGNTADANEVFLTNDCLEIELEDVKEVVAVEILLIPWGHQHRKTNACKDKIVRERAEDRRIDQFPMEYYCKSLYWPERGAFFKLPKDTMGLGTGVCHSCKIKETEREKDVFKVNLNRNGFTLKGTEYHVHDYVYVAHHHFADKDRNRDTFRNEGMKAYVVCQLLGIEVPETSTKACPGSTKVKVRRFFRPEDISEEKAYFADIREVYYSKLVLTVPVTGVEGKCDIRKKHDLAPFNSPTIFEHIFFCEHLYDPDKGTIKQLPPHIKTSVLKERGADDTAYRKINGKCKEEKHDGAVDKQTDAVHKNRLATLDIFAGCGGLSDGLQQAGVSITNWAIEYEQPAGEAFKVNHPEALVFINNCNVILRAIMSACGDADDCISTPEASELAAELDEETIKSLPRPGQVDFISGGPPCQGFSGMNRFNQGSWSKVQCEMILALLSFADYFRPRFFLLENVRNFTSFNKGQTFRLTLASLLQMGYQVRFGVLQAGAYGMSQSRKRAFIWAASPEETLPEWPEPMHVFTGPELKVKLARNSHYAAVRSTANGAPFRAITVRDTIGDLPAVGNGASVTTMEYKSEPVSWFQKKIRADMLVLNDHISKAMSELNLIRCQKIPKQPGSDWRVLPSEKVRLSNGQVVDLIPWCLPNTAEKHNQWKGLFGRLDWEGNFPTSVTDPHPMGMVGTCFHPDQDRIITVRECARSQGFSDSYKFVGDIQHKHRQIGNAVPPPLAFALGRKLKEAVEMKASTSQRYSCVL
- the LOC102627333 gene encoding DNA (cytosine-5)-methyltransferase 1B-like isoform X2, producing the protein MAKIAKKRQSNASDASKTDDKSEVTRKQNRSRHENSEKASGSRKMPKRAAACSDFKEKSLHLSIKASLVENRWEDVVEDEKAAIYLTAGKDDIRPNRRLTDFAFHDACGNLKSVEMLEVGNLFVSGLVLPLEKCGGRQKEKGVRCKDFGRVESWAISGYEEGSPVFWISTLTADYDCVKPANNYKMLYNLFIEKAHVSVEVYRKLSRTCGGNPDLTVNELLARVVRSMSDSKNFPHRTSMREFIISQGEFIYNQLIGLDGTSKKNDQIFENLPVLCALLDETKKQGSLLAPETTVSSNFINTDMEKIAEGKQSSAIEVNIIDEKCETARKQKRSRHENSEESSNSWKVPKRAAACMDIMDKSLSFSRSVSFVESTREVVAENEEVAISLTTGKDDYRPNRRLTEFAFHDACGNLKSVEMLEVGNLFVSGLILPLEKCCGRQKERGVRCEDFGRVESWAISGYEEGSPVFWISTVTADYDCVKPANSYKMLYNLFYEKARASVEVYKKLSSSCGGNPDQTVDELLAGVVRSMSDSKNFPHRTSMREFIISQGEFIYNQLIGLDDTSKKNDQIFENLPVLLALLDETKKQGSLITLETSASSSLINTGMRIGEEEQNNQSSSSVSGGEEDKDMKLARLLQEEENWQSTKHNKTQRRIASSSKFCSKINEDEIVDDYPLPAYYKPSEEENDEYLIFDAINPDELPRRMLHNWSLYNSDSRLISLELLPMKACDDNDITIFGSGIMTTGDSSGICVDANFDQSSSVAENVGGIPVYLSAIQEWMIEFGYSFVSISVRTDISWYRLGRPSKQYAAWFKPVLKTARLAIALITMLNNQSRASRLSFADVIKKVSKFSKTNPAYISSNPTEVERYVVVHGHIILQQFAELPNKRISKCAFVSGLFEKMEERRHTRSLVKKKVVLKKEINSNLRASKNKVMQATTTRLIKRIWEEFYSNYLPEDSKEAYIREVKVDEELDEEHGENSVEDPEDIKVEQMQVDENMEKFCLSAKSVKPPCSSKVTKWDGELIRKACFSESLYKRAIVCGNVINVGGCVLVETADSDHLPSIYFVEFMFEKSDSRKMVHGRHMLRGSETFLGNTADANEVFLTNDCLEIELEDVKEVVAVEILLIPWGHQHRKTNACKDKIVRERAEDRRIDQFPMEYYCKSLYWPERGAFFKLPKDTMGLGTGVCHSCKIKETEREKDVFKLLGIEVPETSTKACPGSTKVKVRRFFRPEDISEEKAYFADIREVYYSKLVLTVPVTGVEGKCDIRKKHDLAPFNSPTIFEHIFFCEHLYDPDKGTIKQLPPHIKTSVLKERGADDTAYRKINGKCKEEKHDGAVDKQTDAVHKNRLATLDIFAGCGGLSDGLQQAGVSITNWAIEYEQPAGEAFKVNHPEALVFINNCNVILRAIMSACGDADDCISTPEASELAAELDEETIKSLPRPGQVDFISGGPPCQGFSGMNRFNQGSWSKVQCEMILALLSFADYFRPRFFLLENVRNFTSFNKGQTFRLTLASLLQMGYQVRFGVLQAGAYGMSQSRKRAFIWAASPEETLPEWPEPMHVFTGPELKVKLARNSHYAAVRSTANGAPFRAITVRDTIGDLPAVGNGASVTTMEYKSEPVSWFQKKIRADMLVLNDHISKAMSELNLIRCQKIPKQPGSDWRVLPSEKVRLSNGQVVDLIPWCLPNTAEKHNQWKGLFGRLDWEGNFPTSVTDPHPMGMVGTCFHPDQDRIITVRECARSQGFSDSYKFVGDIQHKHRQIGNAVPPPLAFALGRKLKEAVEMKASTSQRYSCVL